A region of Candidatus Neomarinimicrobiota bacterium DNA encodes the following proteins:
- a CDS encoding DUF1343 domain-containing protein has protein sequence MKVKTLYEVFLIVVLSCRIILAADLKYTKIVESQNEDLSTLQTGLDIVIEMKDSLLSEKGICFITNLKALYYNFDKIINIASILNKVNGKVIIISGRKYRHDGIKFFKVLKTVIDKLDYVFYDSVFSRIIINDQKVFLFLPTVDVAYSEDVQLLSKILNFSSVLKKKVYIVDFPNIFSCSKVDMPFIKFSSLDLTIPYIYGMTTGELAIMINEEYLKSPVDLTVVKMNNYEREMWYDHTGLRWYLDYMGLPSIEVCMFYIGSKILRSSNVETDTLGIYHFNLFGAPWINRAELIQRFDRLGQNGCIMFENDIEGVGLSLRIKDRRRFNPVKIYATILSLIGNLYPHHVIFYDWKDLNIPFDNELRVAIETGIDIDIYLKHKENELNRFLSMKNKFTIY, from the coding sequence ATGAAAGTTAAGACACTGTATGAAGTTTTCTTGATCGTTGTACTATCGTGTCGAATAATTCTTGCGGCGGATTTAAAATATACAAAAATAGTTGAAAGTCAGAACGAAGATTTATCAACTCTTCAAACTGGTTTGGATATTGTTATTGAAATGAAGGATTCTTTGCTAAGTGAAAAAGGTATTTGTTTTATAACAAATTTGAAAGCCCTCTATTATAATTTTGATAAAATAATAAATATTGCCTCTATATTAAATAAAGTGAATGGAAAAGTTATTATTATCAGCGGGAGAAAGTATCGGCATGACGGTATAAAGTTTTTTAAGGTGTTGAAAACTGTGATAGATAAACTTGATTATGTTTTTTATGATAGTGTTTTTTCAAGGATTATAATAAATGATCAGAAGGTTTTTTTGTTTTTACCGACTGTAGATGTTGCATACTCAGAGGATGTACAATTGCTTTCAAAGATTTTGAATTTCTCTTCCGTATTGAAGAAAAAGGTATATATAGTTGATTTTCCTAACATTTTTTCCTGCAGTAAAGTTGATATGCCTTTTATAAAATTTAGCTCTCTTGACCTTACGATACCTTATATATATGGAATGACAACAGGTGAACTGGCTATAATGATTAATGAAGAGTATCTAAAGTCGCCTGTTGATTTAACAGTGGTGAAGATGAATAACTACGAGAGAGAAATGTGGTATGATCATACCGGATTGAGATGGTATCTGGATTATATGGGTTTACCATCGATAGAGGTTTGCATGTTTTATATTGGTAGCAAAATATTAAGGTCATCAAATGTTGAGACCGATACTTTGGGAATTTACCATTTCAATCTATTCGGTGCACCTTGGATTAATAGAGCTGAGTTGATACAGAGGTTTGATAGACTCGGACAGAATGGTTGTATTATGTTTGAAAATGATATCGAAGGTGTGGGCTTGAGTTTGAGGATTAAAGATAGAAGGCGGTTTAATCCAGTGAAGATCTATGCTACTATTTTATCTCTTATTGGGAATTTATATCCTCATCATGTAATTTTTTATGATTGGAAAGATTTAAATATCCCTTTTGATAATGAGTTAAGGGTAGCTATCGAAACGGGTATTGATATCGATATTTATCTTAAACACAAAGAAAATGAGCTTAATAGGTTTCTGTCAATGAAGAATAAATTCACTATATATTAA
- the alr gene encoding alanine racemase gives MEKVREKVYPAEIMAIVKADAYGHGLIEVSRTLTENGVKFLAVARITEVEELVKAGIKANIILFGALQYDEMEYAINKGIRISIVDHSDVDKVAKAVEREKTKCVAHVKVDTGMNRVGIKPECIDEVVEKLKTIDNLILEGIYSHFSTSDEKDKTFANLQLKRFKEVLSRLIAKGYNFKYIHMANSGAILDLPSSYFNMVRPGITLYGNYPSLETTESIKLKPVMKFITHVSIVRFVSKGSYISYGRKYKANKDTNIAVLPVGYADGYSRAFTNKGRVLIKGKLYPVVGAVTMDQLMVDIGNDNIQPGDKAVLWGNDSFREINVTNLAELIGMVPYELTCSVSKRVARIYKY, from the coding sequence TTGGAAAAGGTGAGAGAAAAGGTTTACCCTGCAGAAATAATGGCTATTGTAAAAGCTGATGCATACGGGCATGGATTGATAGAGGTTTCGAGGACACTTACTGAAAATGGTGTGAAATTTTTAGCGGTTGCAAGAATTACTGAGGTCGAAGAACTTGTAAAAGCTGGAATAAAAGCAAATATTATACTTTTTGGAGCTTTACAGTATGATGAGATGGAATATGCGATAAATAAAGGAATACGGATAAGCATTGTAGATCATAGTGATGTAGATAAGGTAGCAAAGGCTGTTGAAAGGGAAAAAACTAAATGTGTTGCCCATGTAAAAGTTGATACTGGAATGAACAGAGTTGGTATCAAGCCTGAATGTATTGATGAAGTGGTAGAAAAGTTGAAAACGATAGATAATCTGATACTCGAGGGCATTTATTCTCATTTCTCTACTTCCGATGAAAAGGATAAAACTTTTGCAAATCTTCAGTTAAAAAGATTTAAAGAAGTATTAAGTAGATTGATAGCAAAAGGATACAATTTTAAATATATACACATGGCGAATAGTGGTGCTATACTGGATCTGCCGAGTTCGTATTTTAATATGGTGCGGCCAGGTATTACATTATATGGCAATTACCCGAGTCTTGAGACTACAGAATCAATAAAGTTGAAACCTGTTATGAAATTTATCACCCATGTAAGTATTGTGAGGTTTGTATCAAAAGGCTCTTATATAAGTTATGGTAGAAAATATAAGGCCAATAAGGATACAAATATTGCAGTTTTACCTGTTGGATATGCCGATGGATACAGCAGAGCTTTTACAAATAAGGGTAGAGTGCTTATAAAAGGGAAGTTGTATCCAGTTGTTGGTGCTGTAACGATGGATCAATTGATGGTTGATATTGGCAATGACAATATTCAACCTGGAGATAAAGCAGTCTTGTGGGGGAATGATAGCTTTAGAGAGATTAATGTGACAAATCTTGCTGAACTGATAGGAATGGTACCCTATGAACTTACTTGTTCTGTTTCGAAGAGGGTGGCAAGAATTTATAAATATTAA
- a CDS encoding MFS transporter, translating into MSLLRDKKIFGWVFYDWANSAYVTTVMAGFFPVFFKEYWSRGVDVTVSTAKLGFANSIAGLTVALLSPILGAIADRGTMRKKFLLFFAYLGILMCTALFFVGEGEWVFASLIYVLGVVGFSGANTFYDALLPSVADEKKIDYVSSLGFAFGYLGGGLLFAINVIMVQKPDIFGLPSAAAAVKFSFLTVAIWWLVFSIPLILWVPDRAEKKEEKYIVGGFKQLTTTFKKIRHLKVVFLFLVAYWLYIDGVDTIIRMAIDYGLSIGFESKDLILALLITQFIGFPSAIIMGKIGQRIGSKKTILICIAGYIFITVWGIMMTKKYEFYVLAILVGLFQGGIQALSRSYYSRIIPHDQLAEFYGFYNLLGKFAVILGPVLIGVTGLISKSPRAGIGSILILFIVGGILLFFVNEEKGRREVEYLRYKG; encoded by the coding sequence ATGTCGTTGCTTAGGGATAAAAAAATATTTGGATGGGTGTTTTATGATTGGGCAAACTCGGCTTACGTTACGACCGTAATGGCAGGATTCTTTCCCGTATTTTTCAAAGAGTACTGGAGTAGGGGTGTTGATGTTACCGTATCGACAGCCAAACTTGGTTTTGCAAATAGCATAGCCGGGCTTACTGTTGCCCTACTCTCACCTATCCTCGGGGCAATAGCTGACCGTGGAACCATGAGAAAGAAGTTTTTGTTGTTTTTTGCTTATCTTGGAATTTTAATGTGTACAGCGCTATTTTTTGTTGGTGAAGGGGAATGGGTTTTTGCAAGTTTGATATATGTACTTGGAGTAGTGGGTTTTTCAGGTGCGAATACCTTTTATGATGCTTTATTACCCTCAGTAGCAGATGAGAAAAAGATTGACTATGTATCATCATTGGGTTTTGCTTTTGGGTATCTTGGAGGTGGATTACTTTTCGCCATAAATGTTATAATGGTTCAAAAACCTGATATATTCGGATTGCCTTCGGCTGCGGCTGCTGTTAAGTTTTCGTTTTTAACAGTTGCTATATGGTGGTTAGTTTTTTCCATACCTTTAATATTATGGGTTCCTGACAGGGCTGAAAAAAAGGAAGAGAAATACATTGTTGGAGGGTTTAAACAGCTGACTACCACTTTTAAAAAGATAAGACATCTTAAAGTTGTTTTTCTTTTCCTTGTAGCATACTGGCTATATATAGATGGAGTTGATACAATAATAAGGATGGCGATTGATTATGGTCTTTCAATTGGATTTGAGTCTAAGGACTTAATTCTTGCACTGTTGATAACGCAATTCATAGGATTTCCGTCAGCTATAATAATGGGAAAGATTGGTCAAAGAATAGGCAGTAAAAAAACAATTCTTATTTGTATTGCAGGCTATATTTTTATTACTGTATGGGGTATAATGATGACAAAGAAATACGAGTTCTATGTGCTGGCTATTCTTGTAGGGCTATTCCAGGGTGGTATCCAGGCATTGAGCCGTTCTTACTATTCGAGAATTATACCCCATGACCAGCTGGCGGAGTTTTATGGCTTTTATAATTTATTGGGAAAATTTGCCGTAATTCTTGGGCCGGTTTTAATTGGTGTGACAGGATTAATTTCAAAAAGCCCCAGAGCTGGTATTGGTTCAATTTTGATTCTTTTTATAGTTGGTGGTATACTTTTATTCTTTGTTAATGAAGAAAAGGGAAGAAGAGAGGTAGAATATTTAAGATATAAGGGATAG
- a CDS encoding DUF4159 domain-containing protein: MRKSLILIIILLLTIPAVYTQNGVEYVKVTLALLKYGGGGDWYGDRNALPNLAKFVNENLPIKVNPEIKIVSPMDEELFSYPYIFMAGHGNVRFTDEEVLRLRKYLTSGGFLHADDDYGMDKYFRREIKRIFPENKLVELPFTHPIYHVFYNFPHGLPKIHEHDGKPPQGFGIFYKGRLVVFYSYETDLGDGWEDPEVHNDPEEKRLQALKMGANILLYSLLY, translated from the coding sequence ATGAGAAAAAGTTTAATTCTTATTATAATTTTGCTTCTTACTATACCAGCTGTATACACGCAGAATGGAGTAGAATATGTAAAAGTGACTCTTGCCCTTCTAAAATATGGTGGAGGTGGGGACTGGTATGGAGATAGAAATGCTCTGCCTAATCTTGCAAAATTTGTAAATGAGAATTTGCCTATAAAGGTTAATCCCGAAATAAAAATAGTATCGCCAATGGATGAAGAGCTTTTTTCTTATCCATATATTTTTATGGCAGGACATGGAAATGTTCGTTTTACAGATGAAGAAGTTTTAAGACTACGTAAATATCTTACCTCAGGTGGTTTTCTACATGCCGATGATGATTACGGAATGGATAAATATTTTAGAAGGGAGATAAAAAGGATTTTTCCTGAAAATAAACTTGTAGAGCTTCCTTTCACTCATCCAATTTATCATGTATTCTATAATTTCCCTCATGGACTGCCAAAGATTCATGAACATGATGGTAAACCTCCACAAGGATTCGGTATTTTCTATAAGGGAAGGCTTGTAGTTTTTTATTCCTATGAAACTGATCTTGGAGACGGATGGGAAGACCCTGAGGTACATAATGATCCAGAAGAGAAGCGTTTACAGGCATTAAAAATGGGTGCAAATATTTTACTTTATTCTTTATTGTATTGA
- a CDS encoding ROK family protein has product MSLDPVLIGIDGGASKVSAWNITILEDGLFNTGEYNVKYRYKEIGGYNENFKPVDINTQMGQFINSNYSISESEEMQSRVYISACVKAVLSLVDCLKKRDILIGFCMPGIKTADDRGIAVMANGPRISSFCDIFKGMIEKEGINLIWKPMKIGNDAYFCGLGEQYGKGGSFRKFQNVYYCGVSTGIADLLKINGRIIEIDEVSDWFVKTWELASEDNVAIEDYISAKGVMKRFLEKVGESIKDVEKEDIYVQKIRDIAIGGNISTQEVIDGFCYYLAKLVYEIIVTLDVGYKGIFKIRNIYRKWPIKEHKFIGTKLGSVIFGQQIGEFLKESYDDELIWANFISNLKNFISKSLFIENDTKDYYFTKIDRDEFFVFSRLIEAPSIGAGVYAYFSYRGGKE; this is encoded by the coding sequence ATGAGTTTGGACCCTGTGTTGATCGGGATAGATGGAGGAGCCAGTAAAGTAAGCGCATGGAATATTACAATTCTTGAAGATGGTCTTTTTAATACTGGTGAGTATAATGTTAAATATCGGTATAAAGAAATTGGTGGATATAATGAAAATTTTAAACCAGTTGATATAAATACCCAGATGGGGCAGTTTATAAATTCTAACTACTCAATTAGTGAAAGTGAAGAAATGCAAAGTAGAGTATACATTTCTGCATGTGTAAAGGCAGTATTATCATTAGTGGATTGTTTGAAGAAAAGAGATATCTTGATTGGTTTCTGCATGCCTGGAATTAAAACTGCTGATGATAGAGGTATAGCTGTAATGGCAAATGGACCGAGGATATCTTCCTTTTGTGATATATTCAAGGGAATGATTGAAAAGGAAGGAATAAATCTAATCTGGAAGCCGATGAAAATTGGTAATGATGCCTATTTCTGTGGGTTGGGTGAGCAGTACGGGAAAGGTGGCAGCTTCAGAAAGTTTCAGAATGTTTACTACTGTGGTGTAAGTACAGGTATTGCCGATTTGCTAAAAATAAATGGACGGATTATTGAAATAGATGAAGTGAGTGATTGGTTTGTTAAGACATGGGAGCTTGCATCAGAGGATAACGTAGCGATAGAAGATTATATATCAGCAAAAGGGGTGATGAAACGATTCTTAGAAAAAGTAGGGGAAAGTATAAAAGACGTTGAAAAAGAGGATATATATGTTCAAAAAATAAGAGATATAGCAATAGGAGGAAATATATCTACGCAGGAGGTTATTGATGGCTTTTGTTATTACCTGGCAAAGCTGGTATATGAAATAATAGTAACTCTGGATGTCGGATACAAGGGAATATTCAAGATCCGAAATATTTATAGAAAATGGCCTATAAAAGAGCATAAGTTCATCGGTACAAAACTGGGTTCTGTTATTTTTGGTCAGCAAATTGGTGAATTTTTGAAAGAGTCTTATGATGATGAGCTTATCTGGGCTAATTTTATAAGTAATTTGAAAAATTTTATAAGTAAGAGTTTATTTATAGAGAATGATACTAAAGATTATTATTTTACGAAGATTGACAGAGATGAGTTTTTTGTTTTTTCTAGACTCATAGAAGCGCCTTCAATTGGTGCGGGTGTTTATGCTTATTTTAGTTATAGAGGGGGGAAGGAATGA
- a CDS encoding BamA/TamA family outer membrane protein, whose amino-acid sequence MVKLVRYFIVVLFIINICNAGKVKTGWGFGGVPAINYNADDGFGYGVVMNFFNYKEGGYKPYYYQIKPIIFFTTGGKQDHSIFFDSPFILGKGFRINFLVKYLKENYYPYYGIGNDTEYNKEFIRTDDDGNPLDTLHGKHYYRFRTEQVRSITNLQKLVYQKMDRKIFLLLGYGFFNVRNNYCKNDGIRTKLQGDVESGIIKLYDIEGGFNSFLKLGIVWDSRDNEPSPFGGVWTEALVEVYSKSLGSYRNFNRLTFTDRRYILVFKKLVYAQRILFESLSGDVPFYMMYPLGGSFRSDEGLGGYRTIRGVYKNRYVGKKKFIGNFEVRYRFWEKQIFGQDVYTALNVFYDIGKVWAEEFEFDFSNLHSGYGAGLRIGLNENFIVYAEMGFSKEAGGQLYLDLGYLF is encoded by the coding sequence ATGGTGAAATTAGTAAGATATTTTATTGTGGTATTATTTATTATTAACATTTGTAATGCAGGAAAAGTCAAAACTGGCTGGGGATTTGGTGGAGTACCTGCAATAAATTATAATGCTGATGATGGATTTGGCTATGGAGTGGTAATGAATTTTTTCAATTACAAAGAAGGTGGTTATAAGCCTTATTACTATCAAATTAAGCCAATTATATTTTTCACAACTGGTGGGAAACAGGATCACTCAATATTTTTTGATAGCCCATTTATACTCGGAAAAGGTTTCCGAATAAATTTTTTGGTGAAATATTTAAAGGAAAACTATTATCCCTATTACGGAATTGGAAATGATACTGAATATAATAAAGAGTTTATAAGGACGGATGATGATGGGAATCCGCTCGATACACTTCATGGGAAGCATTATTATAGATTTCGGACGGAGCAGGTAAGGAGTATTACGAATTTGCAAAAATTAGTTTACCAAAAGATGGACAGGAAGATCTTTTTACTGCTTGGTTATGGTTTTTTTAATGTTAGAAATAATTATTGTAAGAATGATGGTATCAGAACTAAGCTTCAGGGAGATGTAGAAAGTGGAATTATTAAATTATACGATATTGAGGGGGGATTTAACAGTTTCTTGAAACTGGGTATTGTCTGGGATTCAAGGGATAATGAACCATCTCCCTTTGGAGGAGTATGGACCGAAGCACTGGTTGAGGTGTATTCAAAAAGTCTGGGAAGTTACAGAAATTTTAATAGACTAACCTTTACAGATAGAAGATATATCCTTGTATTCAAGAAACTTGTATATGCTCAAAGGATACTTTTTGAATCATTATCCGGTGATGTTCCATTTTACATGATGTATCCATTGGGAGGCTCATTCAGAAGTGATGAGGGACTTGGTGGATATCGCACAATAAGGGGTGTTTATAAAAATAGATATGTGGGTAAAAAGAAATTTATAGGGAATTTTGAGGTAAGGTATAGATTCTGGGAGAAGCAAATTTTCGGGCAAGATGTATATACTGCGTTAAATGTTTTCTATGATATCGGGAAAGTTTGGGCAGAAGAGTTTGAATTTGATTTCAGTAATTTACATTCTGGTTATGGAGCAGGACTTAGAATAGGGCTAAATGAGAATTTTATTGTTTATGCAGAGATGGGATTTTCTAAGGAAGCAGGTGGACAACTCTATCTTGATCTTGGATATTTATTTTAA
- a CDS encoding SpoIID/LytB domain-containing protein, which translates to MMEPGTIPQKEPIIKVAIVLPDDNFKKIVINTPENGRYVLVDGCGVSVDLLLNERYEFHLDDNEIVVVLPNKETLRSSKWVIKDDNNPALFGPRYGIKVKNVIIGRRFHWRKLMDMYVPGDVAFCVHNGHLLVINELSLEKYIMCVATSEMGAKCPKSFLEALTIAARSWFLANTGVKHKELGVDVCNDDCCQRYQGTTFLTKESIDSASCTYGKILFYDDKIVDARYSKSCGGIIETYHNIWDGDPIPYSKSKIDGPPGYSHPGYPIDSEDKFLLWLNDKPQTYCSSYYIPEKELAKYLGGVDVESRYFRWLVNYSQQQLNEVVKSKLGINSKFILDMIALNRGASGRITKLQIDYMNFKGEKDSVVLDGESKIRNSLSKKFLYSSAFYVEKKPNGSDIPREFTIKGAGWGHGVGMCQIGALGMSLKGFTVEDILYHYYTNTEIVKVY; encoded by the coding sequence ATGATGGAACCAGGGACTATTCCTCAAAAGGAACCAATCATAAAAGTAGCTATTGTTTTACCAGATGATAATTTTAAAAAAATAGTTATCAATACTCCCGAGAACGGTAGATATGTATTGGTTGATGGTTGCGGTGTTTCAGTAGATCTGTTATTAAATGAAAGGTATGAATTTCACCTTGATGATAATGAAATTGTGGTCGTTTTACCTAATAAAGAAACACTGAGATCTTCAAAATGGGTAATAAAAGATGATAATAATCCAGCTCTTTTTGGTCCCCGTTATGGGATAAAAGTGAAAAATGTGATAATAGGGAGGAGATTCCATTGGCGGAAGTTAATGGACATGTATGTACCTGGTGATGTTGCATTTTGTGTACATAACGGACACCTGCTTGTTATAAATGAACTTAGTCTGGAAAAATATATAATGTGTGTGGCAACTTCTGAGATGGGAGCAAAATGCCCAAAGTCGTTTCTTGAGGCACTTACGATCGCTGCACGATCATGGTTTCTGGCAAATACTGGAGTGAAACATAAAGAACTCGGAGTTGACGTATGTAATGATGACTGCTGTCAGAGGTATCAGGGCACAACATTTTTAACAAAAGAATCGATTGATTCTGCTTCATGTACATATGGAAAAATATTATTTTATGACGATAAAATTGTAGATGCGAGATATTCTAAGAGTTGTGGTGGTATCATCGAGACGTACCATAATATATGGGATGGAGATCCAATTCCGTATTCGAAATCTAAAATAGATGGGCCTCCAGGTTATTCTCATCCAGGATATCCCATAGATAGTGAAGATAAATTTTTGTTATGGTTGAATGATAAACCGCAGACCTATTGTAGCTCGTATTATATACCTGAGAAAGAATTGGCGAAATATCTTGGTGGTGTAGATGTAGAGAGTAGATATTTTCGCTGGTTAGTAAATTATTCTCAACAGCAGTTGAACGAGGTGGTTAAATCCAAGCTCGGAATCAATAGTAAGTTTATACTTGATATGATTGCTTTGAATAGAGGAGCATCGGGTAGAATTACTAAATTGCAGATAGATTATATGAATTTTAAGGGTGAGAAAGATTCTGTAGTATTAGATGGAGAATCAAAAATAAGAAATAGTTTAAGTAAAAAATTTCTATATAGTTCAGCCTTTTATGTTGAGAAAAAGCCGAATGGTTCAGATATTCCACGTGAATTTACAATTAAAGGAGCAGGATGGGGGCACGGGGTTGGCATGTGCCAGATCGGAGCCCTTGGGATGTCTTTGAAAGGCTTTACTGTTGAGGATATATTATATCATTATTACACTAATACAGAAATAGTAAAGGTTTACTAA
- a CDS encoding ABC transporter ATP-binding protein, translating into MEASITLKNVSKKLKKRYIISNVSFGVEKGSIFGILGRNGSGKSTLLRLMSGMNVIDNGKIFIFGKEISNKKQKVRIGYLPQYDMHDPWMMVREVLFKRASLLGINKDESEERIIYFINELEIGDYLNECIMNCSVGIRRKIDLIQVLLGDPEILLLDEPTNNLDIVSLNSVLREFVRLKNKGATIVISTNNLSDFLSIFDRWIILSNGRVVFDGNWEKFESIDELPYRCEFRLKKVADESLSFDEVESGIMEKEERNGYWIVKFQSPAFFKKFVERVGIENMVLLDSDIIDFEILLRNIGKDDII; encoded by the coding sequence ATGGAAGCATCTATCACTTTAAAAAATGTTAGTAAAAAGCTGAAAAAAAGATACATAATCAGCAATGTGAGCTTTGGAGTTGAGAAGGGATCAATTTTTGGAATACTGGGACGAAATGGTTCTGGTAAATCAACACTTTTAAGATTGATGTCGGGGATGAATGTGATTGATAACGGTAAAATATTTATATTTGGTAAAGAGATAAGTAATAAAAAACAGAAAGTCAGAATTGGATATTTACCTCAGTATGACATGCATGATCCATGGATGATGGTAAGGGAAGTACTTTTTAAGAGAGCTTCTTTACTGGGAATTAATAAAGATGAATCAGAGGAAAGAATAATATACTTTATTAATGAATTGGAGATTGGCGATTATCTTAATGAGTGTATTATGAACTGTTCGGTTGGGATCAGGAGGAAAATTGATCTTATCCAGGTCTTGTTAGGAGACCCTGAAATTCTTCTTCTCGATGAGCCAACAAATAACCTTGATATTGTGTCTTTGAATAGCGTTTTGAGAGAATTTGTTAGATTAAAGAATAAGGGTGCAACGATTGTTATATCTACTAATAACCTTTCTGATTTTTTATCTATTTTTGATAGATGGATTATATTGAGTAATGGTAGGGTTGTCTTTGATGGGAATTGGGAAAAGTTTGAGTCTATAGATGAGTTGCCTTATCGATGTGAGTTTAGATTAAAGAAGGTAGCTGACGAAAGTCTTTCCTTTGATGAGGTTGAATCAGGTATAATGGAAAAGGAAGAGAGAAATGGTTACTGGATTGTAAAATTTCAATCACCAGCATTTTTTAAGAAATTTGTTGAAAGGGTTGGAATTGAAAACATGGTACTCCTCGATTCGGATATAATTGATTTCGAAATACTTTTGAGAAATATCGGGAAGGATGATATTATCTAA
- a CDS encoding outer membrane protein transport protein, whose translation MKVKPFLLLFCTVSYLFGGGLVTNTNQSAEFIRMMNRNASIDADAVYFNPAGTAFMEEGMHLYVSNQSILQTKIINNNYPYLHNGKYEGQVKALVFPNIYSVINRGKLAFSLGFGPIGGGGSAEFEKGLPSFELPYSDLKPGLGQYGVTDYGIDLYFKGSSVYYGITSNIAYKINDMLAISIGGRYVSAVNKYEGYLKNVTVTQGENVNPAPAQDFFNNLSGSAAQAAQYYSNIGMLDSAAYFATVAAQMAAKAILMADQEADVTQKGSSVIPVIGLNVKLNDNLMVSFRYEMKGSMKVKNETKKDVLVGYTQDGDPITKFPDGAEIGSDIPSMVAFGAFAKFSPKLKVMSDINYFINSDIDWDGKEEYVNNEYEVGVGAEYDFLDKLSISAGYLLSRTGAMENYQSDMTYGLDSQTIGVGGKFILAQGVFLSAGFSTTFYSQSEKNFTHLLDTQSIPVVEKYDKTASVFAVGLGFSF comes from the coding sequence ATGAAAGTAAAGCCATTTTTATTATTATTTTGTACTGTATCATATCTTTTTGGTGGTGGACTTGTAACAAATACCAATCAGAGTGCGGAATTTATTCGTATGATGAACAGGAATGCATCCATCGATGCTGATGCTGTTTATTTCAATCCTGCGGGGACAGCATTTATGGAGGAGGGAATGCACTTATATGTAAGTAATCAATCGATTCTTCAAACTAAAATAATTAATAACAATTATCCTTATCTGCATAATGGTAAATACGAGGGGCAGGTTAAAGCATTGGTATTCCCAAACATTTATTCTGTTATAAATAGAGGGAAATTAGCTTTTTCACTTGGATTTGGACCTATAGGAGGTGGTGGGAGTGCAGAGTTTGAAAAAGGTTTACCGTCTTTTGAATTACCATACTCAGATTTGAAACCTGGGTTAGGACAGTATGGTGTGACAGATTACGGTATAGACTTATATTTTAAAGGTTCCTCTGTATATTATGGGATTACTTCAAATATAGCATATAAGATCAATGATATGCTGGCTATAAGTATCGGTGGTAGATATGTAAGTGCTGTTAATAAATATGAGGGGTATTTGAAGAATGTCACAGTGACTCAGGGTGAAAATGTTAATCCAGCACCAGCTCAGGATTTTTTCAATAATTTAAGTGGAAGTGCTGCCCAGGCAGCCCAGTATTATAGTAATATAGGAATGCTAGATAGTGCTGCTTATTTTGCAACGGTAGCAGCTCAGATGGCGGCAAAAGCAATTCTTATGGCTGATCAGGAAGCTGATGTAACGCAGAAAGGATCAAGTGTTATACCTGTTATTGGTTTAAATGTTAAATTAAATGATAATCTAATGGTTAGCTTCAGATATGAGATGAAAGGATCGATGAAAGTAAAGAACGAAACAAAAAAGGATGTATTGGTGGGATATACTCAAGACGGAGATCCCATTACTAAGTTCCCTGATGGTGCCGAAATTGGTTCAGATATTCCATCAATGGTTGCTTTTGGTGCATTTGCAAAGTTTTCACCAAAGTTAAAAGTAATGAGTGATATAAATTATTTCATTAATAGTGATATTGATTGGGATGGAAAAGAGGAATATGTAAATAATGAATATGAAGTTGGAGTGGGTGCTGAATATGATTTTCTTGACAAATTATCTATAAGTGCTGGATATCTGTTATCAAGAACAGGGGCGATGGAAAATTACCAGAGCGATATGACCTATGGACTTGATTCACAAACAATTGGGGTTGGTGGGAAGTTTATACTGGCGCAAGGCGTTTTCCTTTCTGCTGGATTTTCTACAACGTTTTATAGTCAATCAGAAAAGAATTTTACACATCTTCTTGACACACAAAGTATCCCTGTTGTTGAAAAATATGATAAAACTGCTTCTGTATTTGCAGTTGGTCTCGGTTTTTCATTTTAA